A single region of the Camelus dromedarius isolate mCamDro1 chromosome 21, mCamDro1.pat, whole genome shotgun sequence genome encodes:
- the IL10 gene encoding interleukin-10 translates to MPRSALLCCLILLAGVAASQDQGTQSEHSCTHFPASLPHMLRELRAAFGRVKTFFQMKDQLDNMLLTRSLLEDFKGYLGCQALSEMIQFYLEEVMPQAENHGPDIKEHVNSLGEKLKTLRLRLRRCHRFLPCENKSKAVEQVKSVFSKLQEKGVYKAMSEFDIFINYIEAYMTMKMKN, encoded by the exons ATGCCCCGCTCAGCACTGCTCTGCTGCCTGATCCTCCTGGCCGGAGTGGCAGCCAGCCAAGACCAAGGCACCCAGTCTGAGCACAGCTGCACCCACTTCCCAGCCAGCCTGCCCCACATGCTCCGGGAGCTCCGAGCCGCCTTTGGCAGGGTGAAGACTTTCTTT CAAATGAAGGACCAGCTGGACAACATGCTGTTGACCAGGTCCCTGCTGGAGGACTTTAAG GGTTACCTGGGTTGCCAAGCCTTGTCGGAGATGATCCAGTTTtacctggaggaggtgatgccgCAGGCGGAGAACCACGGCCCTGACATCAAGGAGCATGTGAACTCCCTGGGGGAGAAGCTGAAGACCCTCAGACTGAGGCTGCGTCGCTGT CATCGATTTCTCCCCTGTGAAAACAAGAGCAAGGCGGTGGAGCAGGTGAAGAGTGTCTTCAGTAAG CTCCAAGAGAAGGGGGTCTACAAAGCCATGAGTGAGTTCGACATCTTTATCAACTACATAGAAGCCTACATGACAATGAAGATGAAGAACTGA